One Bacteroidales bacterium genomic window carries:
- a CDS encoding flavodoxin: MEKNIGIFYGSSTGSTEKVANLICNAFGQERCMVINVEDASKADLNKFPYLVLGTPTWEIGEMQEDWLDFIDEVKKADLKKKKIAIFGLGDQEASSDSFADGAGRLYDAVADKATIIGVWPTGGYDFAESMAVKDGKFVGLIIDEDNQKDKTLERVNAWVEILKKDFK; the protein is encoded by the coding sequence ATGGAAAAAAATATTGGAATATTTTATGGCTCCTCAACCGGGAGCACCGAAAAGGTTGCTAATCTCATTTGCAACGCCTTTGGCCAGGAGCGATGTATGGTTATAAATGTTGAAGATGCTTCAAAAGCTGACCTTAACAAGTTCCCATATCTGGTGCTCGGAACCCCCACGTGGGAAATTGGTGAGATGCAGGAAGACTGGCTGGATTTTATTGATGAAGTAAAAAAGGCCGATCTAAAGAAAAAGAAGATAGCCATCTTTGGCCTCGGTGACCAGGAAGCCTCCTCCGACAGCTTTGCCGATGGAGCAGGACGTTTATACGATGCCGTGGCCGACAAGGCAACAATAATCGGTGTGTGGCCCACCGGCGGTTACGATTTTGCCGAGTCGATGGCCGTGAAAGATGGTAAATTCGTTGGCCTGATCATCGACGAAGACAACCAAAAAGACAAAACTCTCGAGCGCGTCAACGCCTGGGTAGAAATCCTAAAGAAAGATTTTAAGTAG
- a CDS encoding SDR family oxidoreductase produces the protein MNFKNKVVVITGASSGIGEALVRELSGNGARVVAAARNVAKLQQMQKSLAEKGHEMLAVATDVSIESDCQNLVEAAIDKFGKIDVLINNAGISMRALFEDVELDVLRRLMDVNFWGTAYCSKYALPHLQATQGSLVAVSSVAGYKGLPGRTGYSASKFAIQGLMEVIRIENLHNNVHVLIACPGFTRSNIRNVALAADGSQQGESPLDENKLMSAEKVAHKIACAVYHRKNNIILTAQGKATVYLNKFVPQFLNKMVFRHFVHEPNSPLK, from the coding sequence ATGAATTTCAAAAACAAAGTTGTCGTGATAACCGGGGCTTCCTCGGGAATAGGGGAGGCATTGGTGAGAGAGCTGTCCGGCAATGGTGCACGTGTGGTTGCTGCCGCCCGCAATGTGGCTAAGTTGCAACAGATGCAAAAGTCGCTGGCCGAAAAAGGCCATGAAATGCTTGCCGTTGCTACCGATGTGAGCATTGAGAGCGATTGCCAAAATCTGGTAGAAGCTGCCATCGACAAATTCGGAAAAATAGATGTATTGATCAATAATGCAGGCATCTCTATGCGTGCGCTTTTTGAGGATGTGGAACTCGATGTGCTCAGGCGGCTCATGGATGTCAACTTTTGGGGCACTGCTTATTGCTCTAAATATGCGCTGCCCCATCTTCAGGCTACGCAAGGCTCGTTGGTAGCTGTTTCTTCGGTGGCAGGCTACAAAGGGCTGCCGGGGCGAACTGGCTATTCAGCTTCCAAGTTTGCCATACAGGGTCTCATGGAGGTGATCCGCATCGAAAATCTTCACAACAACGTGCACGTGCTCATAGCCTGCCCGGGTTTTACCAGGTCTAACATCCGCAATGTGGCGCTGGCTGCCGATGGCTCGCAGCAGGGGGAGTCGCCACTCGACGAAAATAAACTCATGAGCGCCGAAAAGGTGGCTCATAAAATTGCCTGCGCCGTCTACCATCGCAAAAACAACATAATTCTTACCGCGCAGGGCAAAGCGACCGTTTATCTTAATAAATTTGTACCGCAATTTCTTAACAAGATGGTTTTTAGACATTTTGTACACGAACCAAATTCACCATTAAAATAA
- a CDS encoding AsmA-like C-terminal region-containing protein — translation MKLFFKIIGIFLLVVLLAMVAIPYFFRDQIVEKVKQEINKNVNAQVDFTDFSLSLFRSFPNFNFRLEGLSVVNKAPFEGDTLAWIPDFDLTLDLMSVIRCEAYKLRKVHIRNPRVNVRVTKEGLANYDIMLPSESTPEPTPDESASPFKLDLQHVAINDGRIIYDDKSLTTYALLEGVDFKMSGDFTLDFTSLNTYTSIERVTVIYDGVKYLRNVDAELHALIDADLANSIYTLKKNQLRLNRLFIGFDGSVGMQENGDMNLMLTFASQESEFKNFLSMVPAIYSTNFDGLKTSGTMSIKGNVKGMYTETSYPAFAINLEVNDGYFQYPDLPQAVRDVNIDTRVNFPGGDLDNLTVDVSRFDLVMAGNAISANLFIKNPMSDMHLKGAVEAEGDLSRIAEVYPLEEAESLSGMITADFSFEGAMSAIENERYEDFKFIGSLLMKNFNYPTEFFNEPVHIANAQLNFSPAYLDLVNFALNIGRNDFSATGRIENFMPYFLSDGILRGQLDARSSYLNITDLMPADESAPTNEPTTPAESTSPADTASMGVIEIPADIHFTLTTQFDKVFYDNLELTNVNGKMVVADKAVTLDNLNMGILDGTASLSGKYDTRNPAHPQAQLDMRIADIDIQTAYKNIGTIEKFTPIAEKTQGKFTVNFDMTTLLDKGMMPVYSSLNGNGSLQTTTITIQNVNTFNKLADLLKMPDLKRLLMGPVDLSFEFINGKLHVQPFDIKYADMSASIGGWTALDQTISYDMILTIPRAKFGGAANDILENLVKEANKIGTNFSLGETVTVKANIGGTLSDPTVSIFPGEGSGKSMIDDLKNKALEELQRQKEKLEQEARERFDKAKAEARVDAQKIIDDADQKARKIIADAQQQADATMLKVAQSAEKAKEEARKQADKLLDKAKEEGPLAEAAAKAAIKNLLAEADNTADNLVKAAQKKSDDILDAARRQADKLKADAQERADKTLGGE, via the coding sequence ATGAAATTATTTTTTAAAATTATTGGAATCTTCTTGTTGGTGGTGCTTTTGGCAATGGTTGCCATACCCTATTTTTTCCGTGACCAGATCGTGGAGAAGGTAAAACAGGAGATTAATAAAAATGTGAATGCACAAGTGGATTTTACCGACTTCAGTCTGTCGTTGTTCAGGAGTTTTCCCAACTTCAACTTCAGGCTCGAAGGGCTTTCGGTGGTTAATAAAGCGCCTTTTGAGGGCGACACGCTGGCGTGGATTCCTGATTTCGACCTTACGCTCGATCTGATGAGTGTGATCAGGTGCGAAGCCTACAAGCTGCGCAAGGTGCACATTAGAAACCCCCGTGTAAATGTGCGCGTAACCAAGGAGGGACTTGCCAACTACGATATTATGCTGCCTTCCGAATCAACTCCCGAACCTACACCTGACGAATCGGCTTCCCCTTTTAAACTCGATTTGCAGCATGTGGCCATCAACGACGGGCGCATCATCTACGACGACAAAAGTCTTACTACCTATGCGCTGCTCGAAGGTGTGGATTTCAAGATGTCCGGTGATTTTACGCTCGACTTTACCTCATTGAATACCTACACCAGCATAGAGCGCGTGACGGTGATTTACGACGGCGTGAAATATCTTCGGAATGTGGATGCTGAGTTACATGCCCTGATCGACGCTGATTTGGCCAACAGTATTTATACTTTGAAAAAAAATCAGTTGCGACTTAATCGATTGTTTATCGGATTTGATGGTTCGGTGGGCATGCAGGAAAATGGCGACATGAATCTGATGCTGACTTTCGCCTCTCAGGAATCGGAGTTTAAAAACTTCCTGTCGATGGTGCCGGCAATTTATAGCACCAACTTCGATGGTTTGAAAACCTCCGGCACAATGAGCATCAAGGGCAACGTGAAGGGAATGTACACCGAAACGAGTTATCCTGCTTTTGCTATCAATCTGGAGGTGAACGACGGTTACTTCCAGTATCCCGACCTGCCGCAGGCCGTGCGTGATGTAAATATCGACACCCGCGTCAACTTCCCTGGCGGCGACCTGGACAATCTTACCGTAGATGTTTCCCGCTTTGACCTTGTGATGGCTGGCAATGCAATTTCGGCTAACCTTTTTATTAAAAATCCAATGAGCGACATGCACCTGAAGGGTGCCGTAGAAGCGGAGGGTGACTTATCGCGCATTGCCGAAGTGTATCCGCTCGAAGAAGCTGAATCCCTTAGCGGAATGATCACGGCCGATTTTTCTTTTGAAGGAGCCATGTCGGCTATTGAAAATGAACGTTATGAAGATTTTAAATTCATAGGATCGCTGTTGATGAAAAACTTTAATTATCCGACGGAATTTTTCAATGAGCCGGTACACATTGCCAACGCACAACTCAACTTTTCGCCGGCCTATCTCGACCTTGTAAACTTTGCCTTGAACATTGGACGAAACGATTTTTCGGCCACCGGCCGCATCGAAAACTTTATGCCTTATTTCCTTTCCGATGGAATCTTGAGAGGACAGCTCGACGCCAGGTCATCCTATCTTAACATCACCGATCTGATGCCAGCCGATGAATCCGCTCCAACCAATGAACCGACTACTCCGGCGGAAAGCACATCGCCGGCAGATACTGCTTCAATGGGCGTAATTGAAATTCCGGCCGACATCCACTTCACGCTCACCACACAATTTGATAAGGTGTTTTATGATAATTTGGAATTGACCAACGTCAATGGCAAAATGGTGGTAGCCGACAAAGCTGTTACACTCGATAATCTCAACATGGGAATTTTGGATGGAACTGCCAGCCTTTCGGGAAAATATGATACAAGAAATCCCGCGCATCCACAAGCCCAGCTCGACATGCGTATTGCCGACATCGACATTCAGACGGCCTACAAAAACATAGGTACCATAGAGAAGTTTACCCCGATCGCTGAAAAAACACAGGGAAAATTTACCGTCAACTTCGATATGACGACACTGCTGGACAAAGGAATGATGCCCGTTTACAGCAGTCTCAACGGTAACGGGAGCCTGCAAACTACTACCATTACCATTCAGAATGTAAACACCTTTAATAAATTGGCCGACCTGCTCAAGATGCCCGATCTGAAGCGACTGCTGATGGGGCCGGTGGATCTTTCGTTCGAGTTTATCAATGGCAAATTGCACGTGCAGCCTTTTGATATAAAATATGCCGACATGAGCGCCAGCATTGGCGGCTGGACGGCGCTGGATCAAACCATTAGCTACGACATGATCCTGACCATACCGCGCGCCAAATTTGGTGGAGCTGCCAACGACATCCTCGAAAACCTGGTGAAGGAAGCCAATAAGATAGGAACCAACTTTAGCCTGGGGGAAACCGTCACCGTAAAAGCCAACATCGGCGGAACACTTTCCGATCCTACCGTGAGCATCTTCCCGGGCGAAGGTTCCGGCAAGTCGATGATTGATGATTTGAAAAATAAAGCACTCGAAGAGCTGCAACGGCAAAAAGAAAAACTCGAACAGGAGGCTCGCGAGAGATTTGACAAGGCGAAAGCCGAAGCCCGTGTCGATGCTCAAAAAATTATCGACGACGCTGACCAGAAAGCACGAAAGATTATTGCCGACGCACAGCAACAAGCTGACGCAACAATGTTAAAGGTAGCGCAGAGTGCCGAAAAAGCCAAAGAGGAAGCACGCAAACAAGCCGATAAATTATTAGATAAAGCCAAAGAGGAAGGCCCACTTGCTGAAGCGGCAGCCAAAGCTGCAATCAAAAATCTGCTGGCCGAAGCTGACAACACAGCCGACAATCTGGTAAAGGCTGCGCAAAAGAAATCTGATGATATCCTTGATGCTGCCCGCCGCCAGGCTGATAAATTAAAAGCAGATGCACAGGAGCGTGCCGACAAAACTTTGGGAGGTGAGTAA
- the aroC gene encoding chorismate synthase yields MASNSFGEILRITSFGESHGLAMGGVIDGFPPGVIIDLDFVQQCLDRRKPGQSRLVSQRKEADKIEVLSGIFDNKTTGSPIAFIVRNSDQRSADYDALSNVYRPSHADYTYHQKYGHVDQRGGGRASARETLVRVAAGAFATHLLKQFGIQVLAYTHQIGNITAQANLSALTQKIVDDSPTRCPDKVAASRMEELLAELARQGDSVGGVVACTITGVPAGLGEPVYNKLSAALAAAMMGINATKGFEVGEGFVAASRKGSEHNDAFVVENGAITTRTNHSGGIQGGISNGQSVIFRVAFKPPASIARQQTTVDKSGKEVQLSVTGRHDPCVVPRAVPVVEAMAALVIADFYLRNLIYVPFRKENK; encoded by the coding sequence ATGGCCTCAAACAGTTTTGGAGAAATTTTGCGCATCACAAGCTTTGGCGAATCGCACGGCTTGGCCATGGGTGGCGTTATTGATGGTTTTCCGCCCGGCGTTATCATCGACCTGGATTTTGTGCAGCAATGTCTCGACCGTCGCAAGCCCGGTCAGTCCAGGTTGGTAAGCCAGCGCAAGGAGGCTGATAAAATCGAGGTTCTTTCCGGCATTTTCGACAACAAAACTACAGGATCGCCCATCGCTTTTATTGTCCGCAACAGCGATCAACGTAGCGCAGATTACGATGCGCTTTCCAATGTTTACCGGCCTTCTCATGCCGATTACACTTATCACCAAAAATATGGTCATGTCGATCAGCGCGGCGGCGGACGTGCTTCGGCGCGCGAAACTTTGGTGCGTGTTGCGGCGGGCGCCTTTGCCACACATCTTTTAAAGCAGTTTGGAATTCAGGTGTTGGCTTACACACATCAAATCGGAAACATTACTGCACAAGCGAATTTATCAGCGCTTACGCAAAAAATAGTGGACGATAGTCCAACGCGTTGTCCCGATAAAGTCGCTGCTTCGCGAATGGAAGAACTACTCGCGGAGCTTGCCCGACAGGGTGACTCGGTGGGCGGCGTTGTGGCGTGTACCATCACTGGTGTGCCCGCCGGATTGGGGGAGCCTGTTTACAACAAACTCAGCGCTGCTCTGGCTGCCGCCATGATGGGCATCAATGCTACCAAAGGTTTTGAGGTGGGAGAGGGGTTTGTCGCTGCTTCGCGCAAAGGCTCTGAACATAACGATGCTTTTGTCGTTGAAAATGGTGCAATCACCACGCGTACCAACCACTCCGGAGGCATTCAGGGCGGCATCTCCAACGGACAGTCCGTTATTTTTCGGGTGGCATTTAAGCCGCCGGCAAGTATTGCAAGGCAGCAAACGACGGTGGACAAAAGCGGCAAAGAGGTGCAACTTTCGGTTACCGGCCGCCACGATCCTTGCGTAGTGCCACGTGCAGTGCCGGTAGTAGAAGCTATGGCAGCGCTGGTGATCGCTGATTTTTATCTTAGAAATTTAATCTATGTTCCTTTTCGTAAAGAAAATAAATGA
- a CDS encoding DUF349 domain-containing protein, with translation METKDQTNQIPEESQNGTQDEKTLQTEQQQEEANQPLVQVQESADEQSQSAPVEAEQQLDENPAESAITEETPSDAASADNAEKGVELITSAVSDVTDEEAPSVEAEAIPQDETEPAAAVDQVESTGDDAGETIQVTDESTSGPAAEKPDETEAEAKPVTEPEAAAEPEVADKTEAVAEAEAVVDTATQQTAAASVKTVDNDLDKTHDEEEDDEEEEDEGEITNFEELSREELIDQLEKLVAADDVNEIKPKVALIKVAFIKKTKAFKEDQMQESLTDAGQEEGQESEEEVPEKQAAPIHDTLQGKFDQLFAIYKQKRGIYLDQLEVQKQKNLTRKQQILDELKELIASEETLKKTYDDFRALQEEWKSLGIVPKAEVNNLWQNYHFLVEKFFDKVKINKELKDLDLKKNLEQKIELCERAEELLLESSIIKSFKALQRLHEQWKEVGPVPADKNEEIWERFKSTTDKINQRRRDHYKLMEDQHDINYEQKVALCEKAEQLVEGQVDSLKQWQQKTHHFNELFKVWKTIGPAAKRQNDEVWERFRTSMDNFFNEKKEYFGKLKDQQVNNYNQKLDLCVRAEALSESDNWRQTTRELIEMQKEWKEIGPVPRKNADKIWRRFRVACDTFFNNKSKHFASIREDEGENLRRKEELIKLVEETQFGEDKSENLNKLKDFQRQWTDIGHVPFKDKDRLQNAFRNIVNKQLDKLNISSHEISLSTYRSRMESVREAPDAQRTFTRERSFIQGKISTLRDDINVWENNIGFLADSKKASLFKDEFEKKINNAKEELKVLESKLKLVSD, from the coding sequence ATGGAAACAAAAGATCAAACCAATCAAATTCCTGAAGAATCCCAAAACGGGACACAGGATGAGAAGACACTCCAGACTGAACAACAACAGGAAGAAGCCAATCAACCTTTAGTTCAGGTTCAGGAATCTGCCGACGAACAATCCCAAAGCGCTCCTGTGGAAGCAGAGCAGCAGCTGGATGAAAATCCCGCTGAAAGCGCAATTACAGAAGAGACCCCAAGTGATGCTGCATCTGCAGATAACGCTGAAAAGGGTGTTGAGTTAATCACTTCTGCGGTAAGCGATGTAACTGATGAGGAGGCGCCATCTGTTGAAGCAGAGGCTATTCCGCAAGATGAAACAGAACCAGCAGCCGCAGTTGATCAGGTTGAATCCACTGGCGATGACGCTGGGGAAACCATTCAGGTGACGGATGAATCGACTTCGGGACCTGCTGCAGAAAAACCGGACGAAACAGAGGCTGAGGCAAAACCAGTAACCGAACCCGAAGCTGCTGCTGAACCCGAAGTTGCTGACAAAACAGAAGCTGTTGCTGAAGCTGAAGCTGTGGTTGACACGGCAACACAACAAACTGCGGCTGCCTCCGTAAAAACTGTCGACAACGACCTGGATAAAACTCACGACGAAGAAGAGGATGATGAGGAGGAAGAAGACGAAGGAGAGATTACCAATTTTGAAGAATTATCACGCGAGGAGCTTATAGACCAGCTTGAGAAGCTGGTGGCTGCCGATGATGTGAACGAGATAAAACCAAAGGTGGCTTTGATAAAAGTCGCATTCATCAAAAAGACCAAAGCTTTCAAAGAAGACCAGATGCAGGAAAGTCTTACCGACGCCGGGCAAGAAGAAGGTCAGGAAAGCGAAGAAGAAGTTCCTGAAAAACAAGCAGCCCCGATTCACGACACCCTTCAGGGAAAATTTGACCAGCTTTTCGCTATTTATAAACAAAAACGCGGCATTTATCTGGATCAGCTCGAAGTGCAGAAACAGAAAAACCTGACGCGTAAGCAGCAGATACTTGACGAGCTGAAAGAGCTTATCGCTTCCGAAGAAACCCTGAAGAAGACCTACGACGATTTCCGCGCTTTACAGGAAGAGTGGAAATCGCTGGGAATAGTTCCCAAAGCTGAGGTGAACAACCTGTGGCAGAACTATCATTTTCTGGTGGAGAAGTTTTTTGATAAAGTAAAAATTAACAAAGAGCTTAAAGATCTCGACCTAAAGAAAAACCTTGAGCAAAAGATAGAACTCTGCGAACGAGCCGAAGAGCTCTTGCTCGAGTCGTCAATTATTAAATCTTTCAAAGCCCTGCAACGCCTCCACGAACAATGGAAAGAGGTGGGGCCGGTGCCTGCCGACAAAAACGAAGAGATATGGGAACGCTTCAAATCCACAACCGATAAGATTAACCAGCGTCGCCGCGATCACTACAAGTTGATGGAAGATCAGCACGACATCAATTATGAGCAAAAAGTGGCGCTCTGCGAAAAAGCCGAGCAATTGGTCGAAGGTCAGGTGGATTCGTTGAAACAATGGCAACAGAAAACCCACCATTTCAACGAGCTTTTTAAAGTGTGGAAAACCATAGGTCCTGCCGCAAAACGCCAGAACGACGAGGTGTGGGAACGCTTCCGCACCAGTATGGATAATTTCTTTAACGAAAAGAAAGAATATTTCGGCAAGCTCAAAGATCAGCAGGTTAACAACTACAACCAAAAACTCGACCTCTGCGTGCGCGCTGAAGCCCTGAGCGAAAGTGACAACTGGAGGCAGACTACGCGTGAGCTCATCGAAATGCAAAAAGAGTGGAAAGAAATTGGACCGGTGCCACGCAAAAATGCCGACAAAATATGGAGACGTTTCCGTGTTGCCTGCGACACTTTTTTCAATAATAAATCAAAACATTTTGCCAGCATCCGCGAGGACGAAGGTGAAAACCTGCGCCGCAAAGAGGAGCTTATCAAGCTGGTGGAAGAAACCCAATTTGGTGAGGATAAATCCGAAAACCTCAACAAACTCAAAGACTTCCAGCGCCAGTGGACCGACATCGGCCACGTGCCTTTCAAAGACAAAGACCGGTTGCAGAATGCTTTCAGAAATATTGTGAACAAACAACTCGACAAGCTCAACATCAGCAGCCACGAGATTTCGCTCTCCACCTATCGTAGCCGTATGGAATCCGTTAGGGAGGCTCCCGATGCCCAGCGCACATTCACGCGCGAGCGCAGCTTTATTCAGGGAAAAATCAGCACCCTGCGCGACGACATCAACGTGTGGGAAAACAACATCGGTTTCCTGGCCGACAGCAAGAAGGCAAGCCTGTTTAAAGACGAGTTTGAAAAGAAAATCAACAATGCCAAAGAGGAATTAAAAGTCCTTGAGTCAAAACTCAAACTGGTCAGCGACTAG
- a CDS encoding SHOCT domain-containing protein — translation MINIIMNQSGTYNLDMVWAWVLGLAIVVVIIFVIFRKPSRSKGHGPDGESTLDVLKDRYRRGEITQSEFNSEKGKYLEPPLHKDPTAIEHTTSSKNGIPGEPDGSEDLGNKTTL, via the coding sequence ATGATAAATATCATAATGAACCAAAGCGGAACATACAACCTGGACATGGTGTGGGCATGGGTACTTGGCCTTGCTATAGTAGTTGTAATAATATTCGTAATCTTTCGAAAACCTTCACGGAGCAAAGGTCACGGGCCCGATGGAGAATCAACACTCGATGTACTCAAAGACCGCTACCGGCGCGGGGAGATTACGCAGAGTGAGTTCAACAGCGAGAAGGGAAAATACCTTGAGCCACCACTCCATAAAGATCCCACTGCTATCGAACATACCACTTCATCAAAAAATGGAATCCCCGGCGAACCTGACGGTTCGGAGGATCTTGGCAATAAAACAACCCTCTAA
- a CDS encoding cation diffusion facilitator family transporter, which produces MSHNHSHTHAQGSNVSYGRAFAIGISLNVGFVIVEVIYGLLANSSALLADAVHNASDVLSLAFAWGAAWLATRRPKGKYTYGLRKTTILVSILNALLLFGAMAAIGWDAVSKIKNPEPVASIQVMWVAGIGVVINTLTALLFMKGQKHDLNIRGAYLHMIADAGVSVGVVIAGLLITLTGALWIDPIISFVIIIVVLWGTWHLFTDSIDLALDAVPRHIDLEKVRNFLLSQNGVVDIHDLHIWAMSTTAVALTAHLVMPAGHDDSFIRNLQQELQSHFNIGHTTFQIEQHDISEGCETVC; this is translated from the coding sequence ATGTCACACAATCATTCGCATACGCACGCTCAAGGTTCAAATGTCAGCTACGGACGTGCCTTTGCCATTGGCATTTCGCTCAATGTCGGCTTTGTGATTGTAGAGGTTATTTATGGATTGCTGGCCAACTCCTCGGCGTTGCTTGCTGACGCAGTTCACAATGCCAGCGATGTGCTGAGTCTGGCATTTGCCTGGGGAGCAGCCTGGCTGGCCACGCGCCGTCCCAAAGGTAAATACACCTATGGCTTACGCAAGACCACCATTTTGGTTTCTATTCTCAACGCATTGTTGCTTTTTGGTGCAATGGCTGCTATTGGCTGGGATGCCGTAAGTAAAATCAAAAATCCCGAACCGGTTGCTTCTATCCAGGTGATGTGGGTGGCAGGCATAGGAGTGGTAATTAATACCCTTACGGCGCTGCTATTTATGAAAGGTCAAAAACACGATTTGAACATCCGGGGAGCTTATCTACACATGATTGCCGATGCCGGCGTTTCGGTGGGTGTGGTAATAGCCGGTTTACTCATCACCCTTACGGGGGCATTATGGATCGACCCCATCATTAGTTTTGTGATTATTATCGTGGTGCTTTGGGGCACCTGGCACCTGTTTACCGATTCCATCGACCTGGCGCTCGACGCAGTGCCCCGGCATATCGATCTCGAAAAAGTGCGTAATTTTCTTTTGAGTCAGAATGGAGTTGTCGATATTCACGATTTGCACATCTGGGCCATGAGTACTACTGCGGTTGCTCTTACCGCACACCTGGTCATGCCGGCGGGTCACGACGATTCATTTATCCGCAACCTGCAGCAGGAGCTTCAGAGCCATTTTAACATCGGACACACTACTTTTCAAATCGAGCAGCACGACATCAGCGAAGGCTGCGAAACCGTATGCTGA
- a CDS encoding DUF6377 domain-containing protein, with protein sequence MIRLRYLIIIFTFFVSIPLFSLSNDTLLLQLDKVILQKEEFRNQKYHNIGQLKKELEEAHRAHDYVQEYQFCQQLFEEYGSFIYDSAFHYAWRMQDLARVSGQPEKIATARLNISFVLLSSGMFHEALDTLQAIDPRHLTDHQQVTRYNHLGRANYDMSEYSNDPHFTPYYIAHGNAFIRKAIAIADSAAYRKWVLTALLNLNEGNTGSARSFYNKVLDNFEISTHEKAMIYASLATLDLKEMDTTAAIGNLTRSAMADIRAVVTETIALRNLATLLYRKGDILRAYNYILLANNDAGFYGARQRTFQISEVLPLIEGEKLKLTENQNQQLQLYVIFLAILAALVLVSMLVIVKQLSKLRKARETILQANVNLKALNETLSEANKIKEEYIAYYFNISTTYVDKLEMLRDSLQRNIDNQRYENLQQAVDKLNIKNERLLLFQNFDKIFLSIFPDFVEGFNALFKPEDQVQLTEDGAMNTDLRIFALIRMGITDNEAIAKILNFSINTIYSYKNRIKTRSVFANNEFEDHIMAIRSV encoded by the coding sequence ATGATCCGCTTGCGATATCTTATTATAATCTTCACGTTTTTTGTTTCGATTCCGCTCTTTAGCCTGTCGAACGACACATTGCTGCTGCAACTCGACAAAGTGATTTTACAAAAAGAGGAGTTTAGAAATCAAAAATACCACAACATCGGGCAGCTCAAAAAAGAGCTTGAAGAAGCACACCGCGCTCATGATTACGTGCAGGAATATCAATTTTGCCAGCAGCTCTTTGAGGAATATGGCTCCTTTATCTACGATTCAGCTTTTCATTATGCCTGGCGCATGCAGGATCTGGCGCGTGTTTCGGGTCAGCCCGAAAAAATAGCTACGGCACGTCTTAACATAAGTTTTGTATTGCTTTCGTCGGGCATGTTTCATGAGGCGCTCGACACACTTCAGGCCATCGATCCGCGCCATCTCACCGACCATCAGCAGGTGACACGGTACAATCACCTGGGACGCGCCAATTACGACATGTCAGAGTACTCCAACGACCCTCATTTTACGCCTTATTATATTGCGCACGGCAATGCTTTTATCCGAAAGGCTATCGCCATTGCCGACAGTGCAGCTTATCGCAAATGGGTGCTCACAGCACTGCTTAACCTGAACGAGGGAAATACCGGCAGCGCCCGTTCTTTTTATAATAAGGTGCTTGATAATTTCGAAATCAGCACCCACGAAAAAGCCATGATTTACGCCAGCCTGGCTACCCTCGACCTGAAAGAAATGGATACCACCGCAGCCATCGGCAACCTTACCCGCAGCGCTATGGCCGACATCCGGGCAGTAGTGACCGAAACCATCGCGCTGCGCAATTTGGCCACGCTGCTTTACCGCAAAGGCGACATACTCAGAGCCTACAATTACATCCTGCTTGCCAACAACGACGCAGGATTTTATGGCGCCCGCCAGCGCACCTTCCAGATTTCGGAGGTGCTCCCGCTGATTGAAGGCGAGAAACTGAAACTTACCGAAAACCAAAACCAACAGTTGCAGCTTTACGTGATTTTTTTGGCAATACTTGCCGCATTGGTGCTGGTTTCAATGCTGGTAATCGTCAAACAGCTCAGTAAATTGCGCAAAGCACGCGAAACCATTTTGCAGGCAAATGTAAATCTGAAAGCCCTCAACGAAACCCTGAGCGAGGCCAACAAAATCAAAGAAGAATACATCGCCTATTATTTCAATATCAGCACCACTTACGTGGATAAGCTTGAAATGCTGCGCGACAGCCTGCAGCGCAACATCGACAACCAACGCTACGAAAACCTGCAACAAGCCGTCGATAAGCTTAATATTAAAAATGAGCGGCTTTTACTTTTTCAGAATTTCGATAAGATTTTTCTGAGCATCTTCCCCGATTTCGTCGAAGGATTCAACGCACTCTTCAAGCCCGAAGACCAGGTGCAGCTTACCGAAGATGGCGCCATGAACACGGACCTGCGCATCTTTGCGCTTATCCGTATGGGCATCACCGATAACGAAGCCATCGCCAAAATCCTCAACTTCTCCATCAACACTATTTATTCGTACAAAAACCGCATCAAAACCCGATCGGTTTTTGCCAACAACGAATTTGAAGATCACATCATGGCCATCCGGTCAGTTTGA